One part of the Lathamus discolor isolate bLatDis1 chromosome 23, bLatDis1.hap1, whole genome shotgun sequence genome encodes these proteins:
- the GALNT6 gene encoding polypeptide N-acetylgalactosaminyltransferase 6, with the protein MRLFRRRYSPLKVALAGTIFVIFLFILQKDVGSKDPREEPWLKNIVQGKDQVLDLMLGAVNNIRDSMPKLQIGAPVHQEEPAPSARSCLPGVYTAAELRPLMERPPQDPASPGADGKAFKKDRWTPEETKEKERGYEKHCFNAFASDRISLQRALGPDSRPPECIDQKFKRCPPLPTTSVVIVFHNEAWSTLLRTVYSVLHTSPALLLKEIILVDDASTDEYLQDELDRYVEQLQIVRVVRQQQRKGLITARLLGASVASGEVLTFLDAHCECFHGWLEPLLSRIAQDPTAVVSPDIATIDLNTFEFSKPVQNGKQHSRGNFDWSLTFGWEVVPPRERQRRKDETFPIKSPTFAGGLFAISRSYFEHIGSYDDQMEIWGGENVEMSFRVWQCGGQIEIIPCSVVGHVFRSKSPHTFPKGTQVISRNQVRLAEVWMDDYKEIFYRRNQQAAQMAREKTYGDIAERRRLRERLHCRNFTWYLQTIYPEMFVPDLTPAFYGAIKNEGTKSCLDVGENNHGGKPLIMYPCHGLGGNQYFEYTSQRELRHNIGKELCLRAGAGSAELRECQYRGKPGRVSASEEWELAQDRLIKNPASGMCLTARGKHPGMAPCNLADPHQLWSFT; encoded by the exons atgaggcTTTTCCGGAGACGCTACAGCCCCTTGAAGGTGGCTTTGGCCGGCACCATCTTCgtcatcttcctcttcatcctgcagaAGGACGTGGGGAGCAAGGACCCCCGTGAGGAGCCTTGGTTGAAGAACATCGTCCAGGGGAAGGACCAAGTCCTTGACTTGATGCTGGGGGCAGTCAACAACATCCGGGACTCGATGCCCAAGCTGCAGATCGGAGCCCCGGTTCACCAGGAGGAGCCGGCCCCCAGCGCTCgctcctgcctgcctggggtCTACACAGCGGCAGAGCTCCGGCCCCTGATGGAGAGACCCCCCCAGGACCCTGCCAGCCCCGGAGCCGACGGCAAAGCCTTCAAGAAGGATCGATGGACACCGGAGGAGACGAAGGAGAAGGAGCGGGGCTACGAGAAGCATTGCTTCAATGCCTTCGCCAGCGACCGCATCTCCCTCCAGCGAGCTCTGGGACCCGACAGCCGCCCTCCCGA GTGCATCGACCAGAAGTTCAAACGGTGCCCGCCGCTGCCCACCACCAGCGTGGTCATCGTCTTCCACAACGAAGCCTGGTCAACGCTGCTGCGGACGGTGTACAGCGTCCTGCACACCTCCCCTGCCCTCCTGCTCAAGGAGATCATCCTGGTGGACGATGCCAGCACGGACG AGTACCTGCAGGACGAGCTGGATCGCTACGTGGAGCAGCTCCAGATCGTGCGGGTCGtgcggcagcagcagcgcaaGGGGCTGATCACAGCGCGGCTGCTGGGGGCCAGCGTGGCCAGCGGCGAGGTCCTCACCTTCCTGGATGCCCACT GCGAGTGTTTCCATGGCTGGCTCGAGCCCCTCTTATCCCGCATCGCCCAAGACCCGACGGCCGTTGTGAGCCCCGACATCGCCACCATCGACCTCAACACCTTCGAGTTCTCCAAGCCTGTCCAGAAcgggaagcagcacagcaggggcAACTTCGACTGGAGCTTGACGTTCGGCTGGGAGGTCGTCCCACCCCGGGAGAGGCAGCGGAGGAAGGATGAGACCTTCCCCATCAA GTCCCCGACCTTTGCTGGTGGCCTCTTTGCCATCTCCAGGTCCTACTTCGAGCACATCGGCTCCTATGATGATCAGATGGAGATCTGGGGGGGCGAGAATGTGGAGATGTCCTTCAGG GTCTGGCAGTGCGGGGGTCAGATTGAGATCATCCCTTGCTCCGTCGTGGGTCATGTCTTCCGCTCCAAGAGCCCGCACACCTTCCCCAAGGGCACCCAGGTCATCTCCAGGAACCAGGTCCGCCTGGCCGAGGTCTGGATGGACGACTACAAGGAGATCTTCTACAGGAGGAACCAGCAAGCTGCCCAGATGGCCAGAGAG AAGACGTATGGTGACATTGCAGAGCGGCGCAGGCTGAGGGAGCGGCTCCACTGCCGGAACTTCACCTGGTACCTCCAGACCATCTACCCCGAGATGTTCGTCCCTGACCTGACCCCAGCCTTCTATGGAGCG ATCAAAAACGAGGGCACCAAGAGCTGCCTGGATGTCGGCGAGAACAACCACGGTGGGAAACCGCTCATCATGTACCCCTGCCACGGGCTGGGGGGCAACCAG TACTTCGAGTACACGAGCCAGCGGGAGCTGCGGCACAACATCGGGAAGGAGCTCTGCCTGCGGGCCGGCGCGGGCTCGGCCGAGCTGCGGGAGTGCCAGTACAGAGGGAAGCCAGGGCGGGTGTCAGCCAGCGAGGAGTGGGAGCTGGCGCAG GACCGGCTGATCAAGAACCCGGCCTCTGGGATGTGCCTGACAGCGCGAGGGAAGCACCCGGGGATGGCTCCCTGCAACCTGGCAGACCCCCACCAGCTCTGGTCCTTCACTTAG
- the LOC136003730 gene encoding uncharacterized protein LOC136003730, with translation MSNPQTSCVPQERLRLRHTGGRRSRKVMGKAPVAFLGCRRAEGCAGFHHPAEDSALAAVLHGGFRRFEQGQGVMEMCDLFLQLQEEVSRLQELCTEQGKLLQELAARRGSVPVIPTLLPMQCPEDAVMKEGERPAHSPQREDAPRESARPAEAKAPVGIRGPEKPSWAPGWVLEEASLGPGAILTSAGAQARDIGQEVSPRTQEAKRTP, from the exons ATGAGCAACCCCCAAACCTCCTGCGTGCCCCAGGAGAGGCTGAGGTTGAGGCACACAGGAGGGCGAAGAAGCAGGAAGGTGATGGGGAAAGCGCCAGTGGCTTTCCTAGGATGCCGGAGGGCCGAGGGCTGCGCAGGTTTTCATCACCCCGCTGAGGATTCTGCTTTGGCCGCTGTGCTCCATGGAGGATTTAGAAGATTTGAGCAGGGGCAGG GCGTGATGGAGATGTGTGATCTattcctgcagctccaggaggaggtctccaggctgcaggagctgtgcacagagcaGGGCAAGCTCCTCCAGGAGCTGGCTGCCAGGAGGGGATCTGTCCCTG TCATCCCCACTCTGCTGCCGATGCAGTGCCCAGAGGATGCGGTCatgaaggaaggggaaaggcCAGCACACAGCCCCCAGAGGGAAGATGCTCCCAGGGAAAGTGCTCGACCTGCTGAGGCCAAAGCCCCGGTGGGCATCCGAGGGCCCGAGAAG CCGTCCTGGGCGCCGGGCTGGGTGCTGGAGGAGGCTTCGCTGGGACCAGGCGCCATCCTCACCTCTGCGGGTGCTCAGGCTCGGGACATTGGCCAGGAGGTTTCCCCTCGGACGCAGGAGGCCAAGAGGACGCCGTAA